A part of Capsicum annuum cultivar UCD-10X-F1 chromosome 6, UCD10Xv1.1, whole genome shotgun sequence genomic DNA contains:
- the LOC107875122 gene encoding uncharacterized protein LOC107875122, whose product MEQLDSSWSYQDTMDDMRQKLLYTNLELERLNMEANEEKKKNNQLIQLIKMAYQERDEARDQLQTLLNKINQSHLQVDSSLAKAPKANSSTIESNSLSETCNYQSHNSLSPVESFLDVVSSPELSNGINIGDYPPLVDNNIIPVSCHVVVPQEVPKIDQGSLVIECLAKRKTLPQQGKFLQAVLDAGPLLQTLLVAGPLPRWRNPPQFKPLHIPPVSIKGCESGMITQNTTPNSSYFASSLMNSQPYFEMSCASSQMLSPYLGNQKLASPGPNCNNFVHLDKRQRLQ is encoded by the exons ATGGAACAACTTGATTCTTCATGGAGTTACCAAGAT ACCATGGATGACATGAGACAGAAGCTTTTGTACACAAATCTTGAACTTGAAAGACTCAATATGGAAgcaaatgaagaaaagaagaagaacaatcaATTAATCCAACTCATAAAAATGGCTTATCAAGAAAGAGATGAAGCAAGAGATCAGCTTCAGACACTACTTAACAAAATCAACCAGTCTCATCTCCAAGTCGACAGTTCCCTAGCAAAGGCGCCAAAAGCAAATTCGAGCACAATTGAATCGAATAGCCTTAGTGAAACATGCAATTACCAATCACATAATTCATTGTCGCCTGTTGAGTCCTTTTTGGATGTTGTCTCATCCCCTGAGCTTTCCAATGGCATCAATATTGGTGATTATCCGCCCCTCGTGGACAATAACATTATTCCGGTTTCATGTCATGTTGTTGTCCCTCAAGAAGtaccaaaaattgatcaaggttCATTGGTTATCGAGTGTCTTGCTAAGAGAAAGACATTGCCTCAACAAGGCAAGTTCCTACAAGCTGTTCTTGATGCAGGGCCACTTTTGCAGACACTACTTGTAGCAGGTCCACTTCCTAGATGGCGTAATCCGCCTCAATTTAAGCCGTTGCATATTCCTCCAGTTTCAATTAAAGGTTGTGAAAGTGGTATGATCACACAGAATACTACTCCGAATTCTAGCTATTTTGCTTCATCACTGATGAACTCTCAACCTTACTTTGAGATGTCTTGTGCATCATCTCAAATGTTGTCACCTTATTTAGGAAATCAGAAGTTGGCATCTCCTGGTCCAAATTGTAACAATTTTGTCCACCTAGACAAGAGACAAAGGTTGCAGTGA